Within the Aspergillus luchuensis IFO 4308 DNA, chromosome 5, nearly complete sequence genome, the region TTCGCATCAAGGACGCCCAACCCCCAATCGATGACCTAATGAAAAACCTGTGGGTTCCGTTTGTGAAGCGACCCAGGGAATTCTGCGATTGCGTTCATTGGGTGTAAGTGCATGATGTGACATTCGGAATTCCTGTACTGACAGGCTGCAGATTGGGGGTTATCTCCATCTACTTCGCATGTGACTGTATTGAGACTGTCTCTACAACTGGTATTTCTAAAGATTATCTGGTTCACGAGCTAGACCGCAGACAAGTAGATGCTCTGATCCGTCTTCAAATCCTTGCCTTATCGGACGTTCGTGTACACCAAGAATTATGGCAGTCAGGAGATCAGGTCCAATGATCACAGCGGCAGTCATCCAAGAGAGTAATCCAGGAGACAAGGAAGTAGATTATCGATAATACATCTTGGTCGTTATGGATCTCGTTTTACTATACGCGTTTGTCAAAATCAACCCTGGTTTCACGGCTATACTCTTTAGGATAGGGACGCCCGTGGCGCCCGCGACGGCTTGAAGCTCGAGCTGGAATATTCACGTCTTCTCCGATCGCTTAAGTTATGCCATATTCACGGCAGAGGTAGGCGCAGTAACCTCAAGTAGTAAAAGCCACTATTTCCGTTACCAGGAGAAAAAAGGATCTATAGTCGTGGCGTTCATGACTAGTCATAATTACGTGATAGGGATATCCTTTCCTTATCAGTCAGGGGCCCCTGCTCATGTTGATCCAGGATGAGTTAGGCGGTGGAGTACTCGCTTGTTGTACTGGATACGTAAGCAGTATATGTCTCCTTTGATTGCAAAGGAGTAAATACATAGGTGCATCCATTCTTCCGCCCGCAGACAGAAGGGATCAATAGGAATGATACAATGATGAAGGCCTAGGCAACAGTCGTCAAAATGGATATGATCACGTGATTAGATTGTTCGTCCACTGATTAATCTGTAGGCTCCGATCACAGCGTTGGGCAGCTATACTTAGACGATCTTCAGCACAGCTTAACAAGTAATAATTTTCGGGCGAATGTATACAAACCGCATCCAAAAAGGACAATTGAACCTTACATGACATCACTTGTTGGCTACTTCCTGGAGCGTAAAATGCCAGATAATGTGTGAATCGCTTTCCGCCTTCATTATTGTAGGCGCCATGCACCGCTCAATATTCTGCCAGCGTGGTTCTCGTGTGATTTTCTGCCGATATAATTGTAGCCGCATGCACCGCTTAGTATTCTGCTGGCATTTTGTTTATAAAGATCACTTCCCTACCGTGCGAACTTCTGCCGGAACACCGCTTCTTATTCTGCTGGGTTTAATGGGAACATGCACCGGTTGATATTCTGCCAGCATAACCCTGAAATGCGTCGTGAGACTACCTGTTGATCTGACTAATCATGAATAAGTTATTTGAAAGGAGAAGCGTCTCCTAGTACAAACTATACGATCCTTTCGTTTCCATCGGGGAGATTCAAGACGGGATATGAAAACAGCTGCTCAAAATTCTATCTTTTCCTTGTACCACCTCAAACTCATGCCGTACTTTACGCTCCGTACGCTCAAGGTCTAGACATAGTCGAACCGAAAATCCAATTTTCACCGCGCTCACAGCGGCAGTTGAGTGATAGAAAATGCGTCAACCAGATACAGTTTCTTGCGCAAACCGACCGACCGTTAAGTCTTCCACTTTGTAGACCACTGTACCTGCATCGAGCCCCTACTTCTGCCCGGAAATTCCATCGAGAACTCTCTGGCCACTTCTGACCAGGATTTGCTCTTATCACTTCTTAGCTCCTGCAAGAAGGCCTTCTCCTTATCGGACCACTTCTTGCCTCTCCTGGAGGCTCCACGGTGCTCAAGGcgactggatggatgatcCATCTCACCTGCTGGCCTCTCATCTTTTTCCGTCGATGTTTCTGGATCCGATTCAACGGAGCTGCGCGATGCTGCGCCTTGGAATAGCCAACTGAGAAACTGCAGCTGTTCGTCGAGGGATGCAGTCAAATAATGAGTACGAAGTGCTGAATACGATGTATCTTCCTTTGGGCCGGATATAGTATGTCGAGCCCGTTTTGATGGCAGTTCATCCGACCGTTGCGGTTTTCGCTTGCCTAGTTTCGACCGCTGACTGCCGGTGGAGGGCTCCGGCG harbors:
- a CDS encoding uncharacterized protein (COG:S;~EggNog:ENOG410Q22G;~InterPro:IPR017877): MDIPVDPFILANDGDWMIGELQSMYPENQFTALQTSCPYPDPPIALCDTSVYTPGSNAQAERQDSSSRSVSPHDQGHTPISYDYAEANVPSRDSPPEPSTGSQRSKLGKRKPQRSDELPSKRARHTISGPKEDTSYSALRTHYLTASLDEQLQFLSWLFQGAASRSSVESDPETSTEKDERPAGEMDHPSSRLEHRGASRRGKKWSDKEKAFLQELRSDKSKSWSEVAREFSMEFPGRSRGSMQVQWSTKWKT